In the genome of Aureimonas sp. OT7, one region contains:
- a CDS encoding aminoglycoside 6-adenylyltransferase, whose product MTGIEIKRSALLASIRAWAAVQENVRTLVQTGSLVRQDGLSDEFSDLDIEIVARDPVVLADSDAWIHEIGKPVTILRLDAEDGQEWSTRLVIFEGGVKVDFTLAGVGRLKDMSGASGLDPIYERGYRVLLDKDDLADGLATSGFTASTRPFPSKAQFRERVEEFWFEAFHVPRYLARGELYLAKQRDWTMKELLLEMMEWHALARSDGAVDVWHIGKGIRFLDGQRDMDRASGHVRPFRCRGRAPGA is encoded by the coding sequence ATGACTGGAATAGAGATCAAACGATCCGCGCTTCTTGCCTCCATCCGTGCATGGGCCGCCGTACAGGAAAATGTGCGGACGCTCGTGCAGACGGGTTCCCTTGTCCGGCAGGATGGACTTTCGGACGAGTTCTCAGACCTCGACATTGAAATCGTGGCGCGTGATCCGGTTGTCCTCGCTGACAGCGACGCCTGGATCCATGAAATTGGTAAGCCCGTTACAATCCTGCGCCTCGACGCAGAGGACGGTCAGGAGTGGTCGACCCGGCTTGTGATTTTCGAGGGCGGGGTCAAGGTGGATTTCACGCTTGCCGGGGTTGGTCGCCTGAAGGACATGTCGGGTGCAAGCGGCCTCGATCCGATTTACGAGCGCGGTTATCGTGTTCTTCTCGACAAGGATGATCTGGCGGACGGGTTGGCCACCTCCGGATTCACGGCATCTACCCGGCCATTTCCCTCGAAAGCGCAATTCCGGGAACGTGTCGAGGAATTCTGGTTCGAGGCGTTTCACGTTCCCCGCTATCTGGCCCGGGGCGAACTCTATCTGGCGAAGCAGCGCGACTGGACCATGAAGGAGCTGCTTCTGGAAATGATGGAATGGCATGCGCTGGCCCGAAGCGACGGTGCAGTCGATGTCTGGCATATCGGCAAGGGGATCCGCTTCTTGGACGGACAGCGCGACATGGATCGAGCTTCAGGACACGTTCGGCCGTTTCGATGCCGAGGACGCGCGCCGGGCGCATGA